The Zingiber officinale cultivar Zhangliang chromosome 2A, Zo_v1.1, whole genome shotgun sequence genomic sequence CGGTCTTGTCCAATGGTCAATCTAATATCCTATTCTCCAAGGGACCATTGACGGTTAGAGACGGTGAGAGGTGAATCCTCAGAAAAGCCAACTCAATCAGGCCCCTTTATAGCAGGCCTTTAACATGACCGTTCGGCCCATAGCCATCTGGGCAATTGAAGTAAGTCTAGTGATGCCCTTAACTAGGGCAGATTTACCCGAGCGACATTAGTTGCTATTTGGATTTATAACTGAATTAGGACGTGGATGCAGTTGAATCAGGATCCTTTCTTATGCGATCCATATTTGTTAAATAAGGGCACTTTTTCGTTTCCAAAATTGATCTGGACTTTCTTCGCAAGCTATGGTAGTCAAGtcattttacatgccacgataactcaaattcaaattctgtCTCCTGTTGTTACCTTAGTGATTACTACATAGTTAGGAAACCACTACTTTTTGGCGTAACGAGAAAGGAAAACTAGTTCCGCTATAACTAAAGTGAAATCTTCATGTATCTTCTGCCAGCATTATTACAAATTATTCATAATGTGTAAATTGAGCTCATAATGATTCAAGACAGGCTGGAAAATCGAAGATGCCTTTGatgttataaattttttattttgcccATCTCCCAAGCGCAAACACTTAGGCACTGTTCCTTAGTGCCGTGTATCTTGACAGCTGATGAAGACGCAATAATTTTGTTCTGGTGTCATGTAGTTTGGCGAAAACTGCTGCATTATTCAAGAATAGTACTGAACACCAGAAACTTGTAAACATTTTCCTTATTAACTGGAAgagctaatttttttttctacaacAACAAGAACAAAAACATAAACAATCTTCTCTTATTTCAGTTCAGTTGCAAGGAAGCTGGCTCATTTCAAATGGATAAAGAAAAATTGCGAGAACAAGTGAAGCAGACGCGAGGCTATTGAACTTGATCTGGGACATTAAGCTCGAAGAATTTAAGAGAAAAATGATTGTTGTTGACCTGATAATGCGATTGTGAAAGAGTCACCTATGGCCGGAACCTTTGGTGACAATTATGGCAGGTGATTTCCAAGCAGGTGGAGTTGATCCTCTTGGTGGCTATCTCTTTCATTCTCTCCACCTTCGCCATCTCTTCTTTTGCTCGCTCCCATATCGCTCTCGCTCGCGCAAAGTCTCTCTCTGCCAGTTCCAACTCCCTCCTTGTCAGCTCTCTCATTCTCTCAGCAAAAGCATTCTCCGCAGTGGCAACTCGAATCTGCTCGGCAGCTTGCTGATGCAATTCCTTCTTTCTCTTTGTGTAGAGATTGGATTCCTCATCTGAAGAATCCAACCCACTGAAACCCATGGACAGATTAAGATCGACCAGAGGATGGTTGGAAGCATCATTTTCTATGGAGGATTTCTTCGTATCGGACCGAAGACAAACCGAAGTCGGGAGGAATAGCTGCAGTGCTCTCTGAtcttcttcctccattgaaaaAAGGAAACAAAGAGATAGGGTAGCAGTTTGACTCTTCACACGATTATATACCGAGTCCCCAGTAGCTACTTTAGCATTATGGTGTCCATGCTGTCAGGTGGTGGCGGTGGCACCCCCAGAGAGTTTGGTGAATCTTTGTCGGATTAATGCATGCTTTAAGTTGTAACTCCACGTTTTGTGAGATGTCAAAAGATTCGTAATGTTGAGCCAATCTGCACACTTTTTTAAGGCTCACTGGTTCCTGGCGGGGGAAAGAAAAGGTCTGGAAGCACTCCATTACGATGACAGATGACAAGACACCAACATCTTTCTACTACACTGAAAGTCATGGAACACAAGTTGCGAGGCACTGGCCAatgcaattttgaaattaaaattagtcGAACTAAGTAGGTGTCTACCAAAAAGTTACCTCGGTGATCTTTCGCATGGTTGTTATTCCTAATCCGAGCCCCACATTTTGGATTCCCCAGTACATTTTACATCTGCCAACCTGCTGTCACTGTTATGCTTAGTAAAGCTGAGTGACTCCCTATTGTTAACTTTCATTATGGCCCATTCTTGAGCCAATGAATTTCGGTCATCCTGTGTCATGCAACCTCTTGTGAGTTGTGTCCCACTGTTTTACTCCAGCCCTTTGCTTGTCATCTTCTTTTTCATCTCTCACCACGGTGCCTACTTGTATCTTCTCACTAACAGGGAAAAGTTATGCACGATATACAAATTAATgcatgtgtttttttttgttttttgtttttgatgCTGCAAAATAAACATTGATGCAAATCTATCTCCTTGCTCAACACAGGTGATCAATTAGCTTCGTTCTAGGATGCAAATGAACATGTATGAATTTACATTCTTTAGGGGGTGCTAGAGTGGTCTGACAATGCCGCTCTAATACTTAAGTCGGACTCCAATAATGGAGcttgaaaaagaaaaagtaaaaaatacaATGCGAAAGCAGGTTAGGAAAAATGAAGAATGACTAAAATGGTTTTGATGCCCCTCCTATCAATGTTAATTTTACCTTTTTATAGGTCATTGGTTTCGACAATCGTTAGCACACATTGAAAAATACAACAAAAGGTACATGAACACAATACTTATTCTCAGAGTTGCTACTTTACGGCCTATGTATCTCACCGTAAATCCATTATCTTTCTCTATATTAGACACCGTTCAGAGGCATAAAAATCTCTTACAAAGTCTGTACTTACAATAATATGAccaaatacaagaaatacaatAGATATAGCAATAATGGTGCAACACATAAAGATTACAAGATCTTGATCATTGTAGAGTTGCTCTGGAACGATGTCTTGAGTGCAACAACATCCACTCTCAAACCACCCTAAATGAATCTACCAAACAAGAGATGAACAACTTGCAAACTTTTATCTGTATTAGCATCAGTCTACTATTTGTGCACTATCAATACACTATTGTACTTGATGTGGCAGGAAATGACAAGCCGCATCTTCTAGATTCTTATTAATCACTTTCCAAAATAATTATCAGTTAGTTGTTTGTACTCCATCAATCAACTATGTGTTGAGAAGTCCACTTACGGACTTTTTACAGTCAAACAGTTGACTAAATATCTCTTTGTTCGATTGTAAAATTTATTAGTTGACTGCTTGAGTCGATTAAATAATCTTCTATTCAGCCCCAAATTCATCAATTTACTGTCCAAATCAACTGAATAACCTTCTATTAGTTTTCAAGCTAAACACACTAATCATATTGAAAAACACCATCAGTGGACTTCCCAAGTCCACTAAATAGTCTTCTATttcatttttaagttgaaaatattGTTCATACTAAAAACACTATTTGAGAGGTATTCTAAGACAATCGTCTTATGATTTGtactatttattttaataaataaatattcattatTTAAATGCACATTGCTTATGTGTTTGAATGGTCTTAAACTCACTTACTGAATATCCACAATATGACTCATACTATGAGAGAACTTATGATTGAATCATAACTAGTGAGTATCTCTACATCGGTAATTATTAaagtattaaaatatttcctaGTCAATGAAATGTTgtattcagacatcatcaattctttGAGACTAGCACAAATTATATTTCTTGGCCTAATCAAGCAACTGTTTCTAGCTAGTTGGAGACATTgaaatgtcgagagttaaacgtgaatgctagttatggtaactagttcattggagtgacctacTGTAAGACTTTATGTGGTTCTCTACACTTATGGATATGTCTGTAAAGTTCTTACTACAAATCGAATGTAAATTTCTTTCGACTTGAGATATTCATGTCATCATGAAGACTTAtgctttgacatcttaagtaagaCATCTCCTTAGAGATGTGAActcgagatgattgggtataagtcaaagtgcccAAAGGTTTTTGGATAACCCACAGACGATTCACCACTTCTTGCAAGGAGACATATAACCTATAACGACTTGTCAGGATCGTTACTCAAAATCTTTGCAAAGCATCAGATGTTAAGAGTATGAAACTCTTAGACATATATAGGAGTAATTTGAATTCACAGAATGAGTTAATATTACTTGAACTAGGTGTGACGTAATCAACATAGTGGGGATAGACACATAggtcatgtcctgaaccaagtgggtataagaagaGTAAAAGGAAAGAGGTATGACTCACTGTAGCTATTGAAGAGTTCAGAATTAGTTCTAAATCAACTATGATGTTTTAATTATTTGAGAATTATGATATACTATTAAGTGTCACTCATAATCGATCCATAATTAAATAgctaattatggatgaccaatatAAATCatgaatctattgggtcacacgtacTACGAGtatctaaaagatgtaaaacaagtttgagaattcaatttttagatcaagagataacaTATTTGGTTGGACCAGATGAAGGATAAACATGGAAGATATTTTATCAGAATAAAAGCAAGGATGAGCCACATATCTTATAGAAGAGTTAGACCTTATTTGGTTTAGTTTAAACCAAGATGACTTGGTTGTGAATCAAGCCAAGAGGTTAATGAGCCAAATTTTGGTTAAGGAATTTAGGCTAGGTTTAAGTTTTTTTAGTTCAACTCATCAAGAGGAACTATATATTGATATActaaagagaaataaaaaaaaaagataattcatTATTTTGTTGGTTTAGGTTTTTGAAACCTTGcctctctctcctctccctctctctctattGTCACCCACTAAGAAGCCAAGGAAgagatcttcttcctcaagcttctttgcttcttcttccttctcttggatCGTATCGCCCATGCTTGGTTAGTACCAATCAAAGGTGAACCTTGTTGCTCACCAAAGTTGTCTTGAAGATCTTGGTGTAgatacaaatagaggcgaggttcgtgAATGTTGTTAAGTTGATGCCCTTTCTCTTTCGCATCATTTGTAAAAATAcacctagaataattattattcttaaGTTTTGTTTTATGATTATGTCTGCGTGAGTTTATCCTACATGCGTATAGTATGTGTCttgtaataaaattaaatttttttatcgtATTTATTGCTTCCACTACATGTTTTCTGAAACATGTTAAGCACACACTACATCGACTCCCAAACCTGCTTAACATCTGATCCTTCATGACTTGTAAAAACTTCCATCACATGTCCAACATTCGATCCTCAATGAATTATTAGTCTTCCCTTCACATGCCTAATAATCGGTCTTCTATGACTTATTGGGACTTTTATCACATGCTCAAAATTCAATCTTCCATGCCTATCAAGATTTCCCTTAACATGCCTAACATCTGATTTTGTATGACCTTTTAGGACTTTCATCACCATCAAGTGTTCAATCAACTACAATCCACTTGAATTTCTCCATTATTAGATATTTGACCATCCTTTACATACTAAACATGATCAACCATAAAAAAAGTGGTCCAATATCAAAACCCAATTcaaacttgatcaaccttgactaGAGGTTGATTGTACCAACAACCCATGGGAACCTAAGCTATGTTAGCACAGACTCTATAGTAATGGTGAGAGAGTTTTGATTAAGATTGACCTTGTTACATAAGGGGCTTACCTTTTAATTTACATCCCCTGACAGCCTATTATCGCATGGCATGCATCCCCTTCTATACCATATAGGCCCAAACCATATCCAACGAGGCCATGCCTTGTCATGACTTACTCCTATCAAGGTCAAACTTGTTGAAAGTTAGGGTCCATGGCCCTTTTTAGTGATTAAACCTATCATTCAAGGGAGGTTGGAAATCAACGTCATTCAGGGTGATTTAAATGGGTGAAGCTCATACATTGAGTCAAGCTAATCATTACTAGTTACTAGAAGATGTTGTTGGTGGAATCTCCaaagtttcaatgtttgataatatgtttatGCCCAGTTAAAGTTGACAAAGTCTTTTACGTttgaatttggtcacatttgaCCAAGTGTTGATTTAAGTAAGTCAAGTATGACCAAATACTTGGAAGTAAATTGGTAAAAGtataagtaggtcaagggtgaccaaatTCTTGATTGTTGGATAAAAGTTTTGACCgatcaaggttgacctaggtAAAGTGAGAAATCTTCATACATCAAGGTTGGCCAAGGCAAAATGAGAAGTTCTAATTGGTAAAAGTTGACCTAGGTAAAGTAAGAAATCttgacatgtcaaggttgacctaggaaAAGTGAGAAGTCTTGATAGGTCAAGATCAACCTAGGCAAGGAAAATTTCCAAATATGTTAAAGGGAAACACTAGAGGAGTGAATTCTAAGTAGTAAGAAAACTTGAATGAATGAACTATAAGCAAGTGAGAAGTCCCAATAAGTCAAGTGGACTAAATACCAAACACGCTTAGTAGGTCAGGTAGATTAGATACTAGATGATATGCGTAAATATTataatcatttatgcatgttttaatgcacattcacttgctttatacgtatgtattctttgcatgatcgtctcttttatcatatactcatcatgaatactcttttgttcggagatcttctctttgtttggttttgtgttgacagggacaattTTCGGAGCAAAAATAATGATTGTCGATGCACCGAAATGAGGCAGAGAACACGGacgtgcaacctcgcacgactGTATGGCCAAACAGAGGAAGAACAGTGCACGACCGTGTAACTTTTGCATGGTCGTGCAGCTAAACAGAGATAGATCCGTGCATGGTCGTGCAaacctgcacgaccgtgccacccaCGACCGCAGCCAAGCAATGCACGACCATGcaatcctgcacggccgtgtcccaGGAGCAGTACcctagatccacacggccatgccaattggcacggccgtgcagcacgACCAGAGACAAAAGAAAGCACGACCGTGTCAATTATGCACGGCCATGCGTTGTAACCAGTGCAGAAggaagacacggccgtgcagatctcacacgacca encodes the following:
- the LOC122040034 gene encoding protein indeterminate-domain 16-like, whose amino-acid sequence is MEEEDQRALQLFLPTSVCLRSDTKKSSIENDASNHPLVDLNLSMGFSGLDSSDEESNLYTKRKKELHQQAAEQIRVATAENAFAERMRELTRRELELAERDFARARAIWERAKEEMAKVERMKEIATKRINSTCLEITCHNCHQRFRP